Proteins from one Homalodisca vitripennis isolate AUS2020 unplaced genomic scaffold, UT_GWSS_2.1 ScUCBcl_317;HRSCAF=2048, whole genome shotgun sequence genomic window:
- the LOC124370577 gene encoding piggyBac transposable element-derived protein 3-like, giving the protein MDNSVFTIASTATGVHPEGKAKRWSSSNKKHIVVPQPNCVNWYNMNMGGVDRLDENVSTYRIHIRNKKWYWPMVAYMLNVSMNNAWILYRMTPKGAEEQLDLLGFTRYIVRTYMRTCTSHRSSAGRPSQTVSSTVLPEIRFSGKDHHLETVQKQIRCALCSKATRKRCKTCQVGCHVLCAEAFHTS; this is encoded by the coding sequence ATGGACAACAGTGTTTTTACTATAGCGTCGACAGCAACAGGCGTTCATCCTGAGGGGAAAGCAAAGCGTTGGTCCtctagcaataaaaaacacatcgtTGTGCCACAGCCAAACTGTGTCAATTGGTACAATATGAATATGGGTGGGGTGGATAGGCTAGATGAAAATGTATCTACCTACCGTATTCATATTCGCAACAAAAAGTGGTATTGGCCAATGGTTGCATACATGCTGAATGTGAGTATGAATAATGCTTGGATTTTATACAGAATGACGCCAAAAGGAGCTGAAGAACAATTAGATCTTCTTGGATTCACCCGCTACATTGTCCGTACGTACATGCGAACATGCACAAGCCATCGATCCTCTGCAGGACGGCCAAGCCAGACAGTATCCAGTACGGTGTTGCCTGAAATCCGATTCAGTGGAAAAGATCATCATTTAGAAACAGTTCAAAAGCAAATTCGCTGCGCACTGTGTTCCAAAGCAACAAGGAAACGGTGCAAGACTTGTCAAGTTGGATGCCATGTGCTTTGTGCGGAGGCTTTCCATACTTCCTGA